Genomic segment of Arachis hypogaea cultivar Tifrunner chromosome 16, arahy.Tifrunner.gnm2.J5K5, whole genome shotgun sequence:
GTAACCTTATGAAGTTGAATCCAGAAGACAGTGGAACATATATTCTCCTGGCAAATATCTGTGCCAATGATCGAAACTGGGGCGATGTGAGGAGGGTGCGAAGTTTGATGAGAGACAAAGGTGTGAAGAAGATTGCTGGTCATAGCTTGATAGAGATTGAGGGTGAATTTAAGGAATTTTTGGTTGCTGATGAATCAAACACTCAATCTGAGGAGATCTATAAAGTACTGGATCTAATGTATTTGTTGTCAAAATTGGAAGACTATGACTCTGAGTTATTTATTATAGGCTTCAATGGCTAAACCACTTCTCTCCAACACATTCCCAGTTAAACATGAAACCGAAATCGAATCCAGAACCTAAAACTTGTCTTCCAAAGCTTTTCCGCAAGCATGTATTAGTAAATCTGTAGTAAAACATTTTGGGTGAGTTTCAGTTTTGTTGTTAACTCCCCACCAATATCTAACTTTACACATAAataaaacatcaaaaatcaaacccccccccccccccccccccaaaaaaaacttTCTTCCTCCccatcactctattcttctttgcCACTTTTCCATTACCATGTCTCTTTTGCTATCAACATATCATACAATcagattttgaatatttttgggaaGTCAAAAATATCAAACTTACAAAATGAACCTTTTGAGATGATATATTGATATATTACCATTATTTTTATATCAACTTCTCAAATTtctttaccaaaataaataaaagctTATCGTATTTACTCttcatttatatttttctttaattataggTGTAAAAGTAATCTGTTACTTTCCAATCAAAACAAAAATTGTTTTCTTAATcatatttttaatacattaagTAAAATGCAATTTAATCCTTTTAAAAGCAGTAATCTTCAAATTATATCAAACGTACCCTTAGAGCTTAGTATGTATTTATGAAAACCCTTAGTATACATTTAACTATAAATGTGTCTTTTATTAAACCTCTCTTCTATCTTAATACCCTTAGACCTTAGTATGCATTTCTGAAAACCCTTAGTATACATTTAAGTATTTAACTATAAATGTGTCTTTTATTAAACCTCTCTAGTCTCTTCTACCTTAACCTATGACAATAATAAAGAAGTCTTACGACCCACAAATTCAGAATTCagttataattttagtctttattattatccttatcttatatttatttgtttttattttttattttttgtaaagaaaaataaaactaaattaagTACTAATAAAATGATGATAATAAAAGAGGtttaactaaatataaaattgaatagaaaattgtACGATATCAAAAGAGCCAAAACACTTTTTAACATCCCCATATTAAATACTAGGCGTTGATCAtcatatagaaaaaaattaaaacaaataaaattaaagagtAGACAAGATTTGTTCTAATAAAAATGTGGGTATTCCTTGCGATTTTGTTCTTCCTCTTCAGGAGTGAAGCCATGATCTTTGATGTTGAAGATTCTGCGTATCTCATCTATTTTCTTTCcctttatcatattttttatagttcCGTATATCAGATCCATGAGATTTCTAATCTCAAGATAATTTGCTGCCATCAACAAATCATAAAGGCCGTTAGAATCAACATTGAAAAATTGAGCTTCCCAAGCCTCAAGATCTTCTTGGTTGTCGTTGTGGTGGTGAGTTTGGTGTGTACAATAATCGATGACCTTCTTGAGAGTCTTGGAGTCAACGCAATCCAATGGAATCTTGCTCTCTTCATGGTTGTACAACCCATCTTCGATCATGTTGTTTATGATCACCGAATGTTGCACCATCACTTGTTCTTCCACACTAAAAATCTCCTTTTCCGAACTGCATAGCATGATCTTCTTCAACGGAGAACCCAtcactaacaataataataatgtattgcTTCAACTGTTTGATTATTCAGAAAACCAAAAGTGTTTGGAGTTTAAGGACTATacaggtaaaactaaatatatagagAGCATtagcctatgaaagataaaaataaataaagataagataaagatagataaaaataagataataataaaaactaaaattataactAACTTTGTGTATTATGTTAGACTGAATTTGTGAATGAAACTTCTTTATTTGTAACGAGCTAAGGTGAAAAAATGATTTAATATCTTTCTTCTTTTCagaacttataaaataaaatatttttcaaaaattacatttacATAATTGGTTGAAAGCTTTATTTCGAAATAGGGCCAGGGCAGATTGTCTTGGCTCTTGCTTGGAACCACATAGCCAACTGCTTAATTAGTCTTTCTCATGTTGATTATTCAACTGCTGAATTCATGCTTGTTTACTTCTTAGTACTTACTTGAGTATCGTatcccaaataataataataaaaaaatggttAAATATATCCATAGTCTTTGGTGTGACAGGGagggattatttatttattttattttattaaaaatattatttatatattaaaattaattaataaaattaattatataaatatatgtatataatttatttttaatatatattttatattttaacgtaaattttattttaataattaattttaatagctaattttaatatacaactaatataattgttattttatGGATAAAAATGGACAACCTCTAAAGCAAGGGCGCAAGTGGAGGCAAAAGTCTATGATATAACATCATTCACGGcaattataaattttagtaaGTGCCCGTTCAGATGAGGCGTCTAACGCGCCTCTGTGATTCTGACACAAAGTTATAGCAAAAAGAAACGGTTATATGGGTTTTTATTACTTTTTGATTTGACCTCAGTTGCTAACTTTAATTTGAAAGGTGACCACATGACTAAGACTTATTACAAAAAcaagttttaaaatttagaattcttGACTAGTGGATTTTAGGTTCTACCGGCCcagtaaaaagagaaaaaagaaagaaaaaaaaatcacaaagccCTAAGCcaattataaaacaaaaaaagtcCTAAACCCTTAAAAAAAAAGGCCCTAAGCCCCTTTACTTCCCTTCCCCTCAGTTCTAGCCTTTGTGCCCTGTATCAAGTTTGGCAGGCAAGAAGGTTGCTTCAAACACCGTAGAGAGTAGTTGCAACCTCCACCTCCTTGCCGGTGTTCAACTTGTCTAGCCCCGAGAACCGTCGCGTCTGATCGGTGGACATCCGCATTGATCCAGCATTCTCGAAACGCGTCTGTTCCACCTTCGGTCACCGTGTGTCTTGCGAGCTTTTCCTTTGTTTGAGCGTTGGTGCCGACGCGTGTTCGAGCAACCGTTCAGGCCTCTAGTCAACCATCTTCATTGAGTTTTAAAGCTGATAGGTATTGCTATTGCCTTCTATTTTGGAGCCAGATTTGGGTTTGATAAAGCTGATAGGTATGTCTCACTGTAAAgtgtaaataataatatttttcttaagttAACTTGGAACTATGTTTTGGGACTTGAGATGGTTGGAACTTGGAAGTAAGATAACATTTGGGTCTTGCTTGTTTGGTTAATGGCATTCTTGCAACTTTGTTTATGTTTGCCATTCATTCATCCATGAAGTTATGAATTACCTTGTAATGCAGGAAACGCCTTTTCAATATGATTAATGAAGTGCCCACAATATTTGAAGTTGTTACTGGTGCAGCCAAGAAACAAGTGAAGGAGAAGTCTTCAGTTTCGAACCATAGTGGCAGCAAATCAAAGTCCAACTTTAAAGCAGTAAATATTTTTCTCCTTGCACTTACACATGGAAATCATGTATTTTTTGTCTGTGCTTGTTTCTTTGAGCGTGAGAAACTCATGTACGTTTTTCCAGTCTGTTGATACAGGATCCCTTTAAAATTGAGTAGTCAATgagttagttaatttttttatttatttttcgggGTCTCAGTAGAATTTCAAAATAATGGAAAGATTGTGGAAATTGAAAGTGGTGAAAGTATGTGCAGCGTATGCATTGAATATTTATCTATCTTGGAAGGTGAATGCATctccttttataacttttatccCTTTCAAGTAAGCTGCGTTGTAAATGACTGAGTTGTCTGTTGATTTTCATAAAGTTTGAAAGCTAAGGTGATTTGTTTTTGtcatccttcttcttctttgttggaTTAATTGTTCAGTTATTGTTTTAGTTGATTGTTGTTTTAATTAATAGATTGATGTTTCAGTTCTTGCAATTTAGAATATTCATATGTTTAAGGTAGCTCCATTCGCACAGTAGCCTGGTATATATGCAATTATCTTGAATAGGCCAATTGAATGTTTTATTATCCTTTGTGTTGTTTCTATGCTTCTGTTGTGCAGGTAGTTTTGATCAAATTTATTGgttataaaatcataaataatatttcAGATACTGAGAATGCATTCCTAATTATACTTATCACAGATATAATCGTTTGGAAATTTCTTTTTGCCTTTTCTAACTTGTTTCTTTTCAAAATATGTCAGATATTTTGAATTGGATTATACTTATCACAAATTATAAGTTGGCATAGATTATGTTAAAGTTTGTTGCCGCCGTTTACAAGTAGCCATTCGAACAATTTTTGAGTCGGCCGATTTTCCATGgtgagttttttttatatttttgttggtttGTTATGTTATTTTAAATGTCACTGTTATGAAAGAAAGGAAATTTTTGGTGAAGTTGAGTTTATTTGGCTATAGAGGTCGGAAGTGGAAGAGTCGGAGTACTATTCAGAGGAATTGGTCCGTGCCCCTGATCCAGTTGAAGTTCTCCATGTTGATGGTGAAGGGAGCAATGTAGGCGAGGAAGGGAGTGAGGGATTCGAAGGGGACGAAGGTTTTGAAGAAGAGTCAGAGATACATGATGAATTTGGGGATGGGTTCTATGACAACTGGGAAGAAAGAGCAATTAATGAAATTGCTGATCTAGGTTGTATGAATTTGAAGGAAATCACAGTGGAAGAGATTAAAAGTCTCCATTTTCCAGATCGGGAAGTCGCATTTTTATTCTACAACTTATATGCAAAAATGAATGGGTTTGCCGCTCGAAGGTATAGGTCTCGGCGTAATCTAAATAATGAGTTGATACAACAATCTTTTGTATGCTTCAGGCAGGGCTTTCGGAAGGCAAGAATTTGTGATGGAGTCGAAGTTGCTGATTGGAAACGGGAGCCGAAGCCAGAGACTAGGTGTGGCTGTGAGGCAGAAATGCGCGTCCATATCGACAAGGATACGGGCAGATGGATTGTAACATACTTCCAGGAAGTTCATAATCACAAGATGCTTGAGGACACACTTACTTTCATGCTTCCAGGACATAGAAGGATGAACTCGGCAGCAATTGATCAAATGAATATGATGTTAAAAGTCGGCATCAAGACCCCACAGATTTATGCATCGTTTGTGCAGACAGCAGGTGGGTGTGAAAATGTTCCGTTTTTGAAGAGAGACATGTACAACAGAATTGACAAGCAACGGAGGATTATTGGTGGGGATGCAAGTGCGTGCCTGAAGTTGTTGCAACGTATGGAAGTAGAAAATCCAGGAATGTTTGTTAGACACCTAGCGG
This window contains:
- the LOC112756543 gene encoding SKP1-like protein 11 is translated as MGSPLKKIMLCSSEKEIFSVEEQVMVQHSVIINNMIEDGLYNHEESKIPLDCVDSKTLKKVIDYCTHQTHHHNDNQEDLEAWEAQFFNVDSNGLYDLLMAANYLEIRNLMDLIYGTIKNMIKGKKIDEIRRIFNIKDHGFTPEEEEQNRKEYPHFY